Proteins from one Coffea arabica cultivar ET-39 chromosome 8c, Coffea Arabica ET-39 HiFi, whole genome shotgun sequence genomic window:
- the LOC140013566 gene encoding uncharacterized protein produces MTLRSGKEIQEPELTIPKDKDEERIENELEKEDSNGPNQKVLPNPVITVRTNPPPFPSKLEKLWKQDKEKEILEVFRKTKINIPLLDTINQVSKYTKFLRDLCVNRKQLRGDERVIVGENVLAVLQRKLPPKYGDPGRFTVPYKIGNTLIRNTLLDLGASINVMPKSMYVSLNLGPLKEIEIIIQLADRTNAYPDGLVEDVLVKVNELVFPADFYVLDMDDDHSPDPLLLLLGRPFFSTAQTKITLIRNFSEFTCRGKFKFTENKYKGMKAMYEVKRSRKLRKKAALKGYLDPGGGPSITRKIELHPDLRIMFNV; encoded by the exons ATGACTTTAAGGAGCGGGAAGGAAATTCAAGAGCCCGAACTCACGATTCCCAAGGACAAAGATGAGGAAAGGATCGAGAATGAGCTTGAGAAGGAGGACAGCAATGGCCCAAATCAAAAGGTACTTCCTAATCCAGTCATTACAGTTAGAACTAACCCGCCTCCCTTTCCTAGTAAGTTAGAGAAACTGTGGAAGCAGGATAAGGAAAAGGAGATCCTGGAGGTGTTCCGCAAGACAAAGATCAATATTCCCCTGTTAGACACCATCAATCAAGTGTCGAAGTATACAAAGTTTTTAAGGGACCTATGTGTCAACCGAAAGCAGTTGAGGGGAGATGAAAGGGTCATCGTGGGGGAGAACGTATTAGCAGTTCTCCAAAGGAAGCTTCCACCGAAGTACGGGGATCCAGGTAGGTTTACTGTCCCATATAAGATAGGTAATACTTTGATTAGGAATACCCTGCTGGACTTAGGAGCATCGATCAACGTAATGCCTAAATCTATGTATGTTTCTCTGAACCTCGGTCCATTAAAAGAAATTGAGATAATAATCCAATTAGCTGACCGAACAAATGCATACCCTGATGGGTTGGTTGAGGATGTGCTGGTTAAAGTTAATGAATTGGTATTTCCGGCTGACTTTTATGTACTTGACATGGATGATGACCATTCTCCCGACCCTTTACTTTTGCTATTAGGTAGACCATTTTTTAGTACAGCCCAGACAAAAATAACGTTAATAAGG AATTTTTCTGAGTTTACTTGTAGAGGCAAATTCAAATTTACTGAGAACAAGTATAAGGGGATGAAAGCAATGTATGAGGTGAAAAGgagtagaaaattaagaaagaagGCTGCACTTAAAGGCTATTTGGATCCTGGAGGAGGGCCATCGATTACAAGAAAAATTGAGTTACACCCAGATTTAAGAATAATGTTCAATGTCTAg